A single genomic interval of Lacrimispora sphenoides JCM 1415 harbors:
- a CDS encoding NAD(P)H-binding protein produces MLAIGELVSRSNLDWTMVRFMAPKDTPYVGKVKVGYGDVKMSFNISREDIDAFMVEQITNIQYIRSMPIIGS; encoded by the coding sequence ATGTTGGCTATAGGTGAACTTGTTTCAAGATCAAATCTTGATTGGACAATGGTGCGATTCATGGCACCCAAGGATACTCCATATGTAGGCAAAGTAAAAGTGGGTTATGGAGATGTGAAGATGAGTTTTAACATCTCTCGCGAGGACATTGACGCCTTTATGGTAGAACAAATAACGAATATACAGTATATTCGATCCATGCCTATTATCGGAAGTTAG
- a CDS encoding NAD(P)-dependent alcohol dehydrogenase produces MKGFGMLSINKAGWIEKERPKCGALDAIIRPTVLAPCSSDNHLLHGGFGDRKDLILGHEAVGEIVEVGNLVKNFKIGDIVVVPCTTPNWLAENVQGEYNTHDEGLMKSFKFLGSKDGTFAEYFHVNQADANLVLLPENVLPEAALMTVDMMSTGFHGVENANVRFGDKVVVIGIGPVGLMSVAGAKLHGAGQLIAIGTRPNCVKIAKEYGATDIVSYKDGDIVKQVLELTKGGADSVIIAGGSGDILRQAVEMTVPGGYISNVNFFDAQDVLSMPTFSWGLGMSNKTICGGFCPGGALRIRKMLNMVQHGRVDTTKLITHRYNGLSKIEDAFYLMDQKPQDLIKPIVFID; encoded by the coding sequence ATGAAAGGTTTTGGAATGCTCTCTATTAATAAAGCAGGTTGGATTGAAAAAGAACGTCCGAAATGTGGGGCTCTTGACGCGATTATCCGCCCAACTGTACTCGCTCCATGTTCCTCTGACAACCACCTTCTCCACGGTGGATTCGGAGACCGTAAAGATTTAATTCTTGGACATGAGGCCGTGGGTGAGATCGTTGAAGTCGGCAATTTGGTCAAGAATTTTAAAATAGGAGATATTGTTGTTGTACCTTGTACTACTCCGAATTGGCTTGCCGAGAATGTACAAGGTGAATATAATACGCATGACGAAGGGCTCATGAAAAGTTTTAAGTTCTTAGGTTCCAAAGATGGTACTTTTGCGGAATATTTTCATGTTAATCAGGCAGATGCCAATCTAGTCCTTTTACCAGAAAACGTATTACCAGAAGCTGCTTTAATGACAGTTGACATGATGTCCACTGGTTTTCATGGTGTAGAAAACGCTAATGTCAGATTCGGTGATAAGGTTGTAGTCATCGGTATAGGGCCTGTGGGACTTATGTCGGTTGCAGGAGCTAAACTACATGGTGCTGGTCAACTGATTGCAATTGGAACTCGTCCGAATTGTGTTAAAATTGCAAAGGAATACGGGGCAACAGACATTGTAAGTTACAAAGATGGTGATATCGTAAAACAGGTACTTGAATTGACCAAGGGTGGTGCTGATTCTGTTATTATTGCAGGTGGAAGTGGGGATATTCTTCGGCAGGCTGTGGAAATGACGGTTCCGGGAGGATATATTTCCAATGTTAACTTCTTTGACGCTCAGGACGTGCTCTCTATGCCCACATTTTCATGGGGTCTTGGCATGTCAAATAAAACAATTTGTGGAGGATTCTGTCCTGGCGGGGCCCTTCGGATTAGAAAAATGCTTAATATGGTTCAACATGGTAGGGTTGATACAACAAAACTTATCACACATCGATATAACGGTTTATCAAAAATTGAAGACGCTTTTTATTTAATGGATCAGAAGCCACAGGATTTAATTAAACCGATAGTTTTTATTGATTAA
- a CDS encoding M56 family metallopeptidase has protein sequence MERIFLSVLNMSLTASFVIAAIILARIPLKRAPKIISYALWAVAGFRLVFPFTLEGAFSLLPFNSTPIPQDIAVQAVPRIDSGITVVDKAVSAALPAATPVTSINPLQIWIFIGTCIWLFGIALMLIYSFVSIVVLKRRLCCAVLIEGNLYEAHNLKTPLVIGIFKPKIYIPAGLTDEEHCFIVLHEQTHIRRHDHAVKMFAYLVLCLHWFNPLVWAAFVLMGADMEMSCDECVIRKLGGEIKSAYSLSLVRVASGRKILNGSPLAFGEGGMKERIKNVLNFKKPSRVIITLAIVLVTVMSAGFAVNRTTDGSILDLIIPMSMHNIAKEPHFAGTVAEVYDNTILVIVDEGEEVRRSSDLMSVSLNVKLKDSMTHFNVGDRVIVYYNGEIAESYPAQINTVYAIVLSSPDMSINMDDIYALSAMRTPYVGNNSAVGKIIGELPRIDREYTQQFFSIGDDYGTGRAPNTLTIYYEPNDAETSAIWNITVTPKNSALLFVMIDNLEEVNIAFRETPGDGVLDKEKYTSRATYSKENISEYLESIGLGWQDFQNNWNLSIEKMFSGSASDNTGLGTIPVMVTEPNIVDGSVIRIVNFEIGDSCSLYIEVLAPKGNMVENSGETTYDVVSNTKLILPADVLVSYIDYESSTGTNGKKLISYLNQGGSYFKKPTIAKLIVHTDKSGNNITELTEVYEPL, from the coding sequence ATGGAAAGGATTTTTCTGTCAGTCCTCAATATGAGCCTGACGGCAAGTTTTGTTATTGCCGCAATAATCTTAGCGCGGATACCGCTTAAAAGAGCTCCGAAGATAATCTCCTATGCGCTGTGGGCAGTGGCTGGGTTTCGGCTCGTGTTCCCGTTTACTTTGGAGGGCGCATTCAGTTTGCTCCCATTCAACTCCACACCTATCCCACAGGACATCGCAGTGCAAGCTGTTCCGCGCATTGACAGCGGGATAACCGTTGTCGACAAAGCCGTAAGTGCCGCGTTACCTGCCGCCACACCCGTCACAAGCATAAACCCATTGCAGATATGGATTTTTATCGGTACTTGCATTTGGCTTTTCGGCATTGCCCTTATGCTTATTTACAGTTTTGTATCAATCGTTGTGTTAAAACGCAGACTTTGCTGCGCGGTGCTTATCGAAGGAAATCTTTATGAAGCCCACAACCTTAAAACACCGCTTGTAATCGGAATTTTCAAACCGAAGATTTACATTCCGGCAGGACTGACCGACGAGGAACATTGCTTTATCGTCCTTCATGAGCAGACGCACATCAGGCGTCACGACCACGCGGTTAAAATGTTCGCGTATCTTGTGCTCTGCCTGCATTGGTTCAATCCGCTGGTGTGGGCTGCGTTTGTTCTGATGGGTGCGGATATGGAAATGTCCTGCGATGAATGCGTGATACGCAAACTTGGCGGGGAGATTAAAAGCGCATATTCGTTGTCACTCGTCCGTGTGGCGTCGGGGCGTAAAATCTTGAACGGAAGTCCCCTTGCGTTTGGAGAGGGTGGTATGAAAGAAAGGATAAAGAACGTGCTGAATTTCAAAAAGCCGTCGAGGGTGATTATTACGCTTGCCATTGTGCTTGTAACGGTGATGAGCGCTGGGTTCGCGGTGAATCGCACTACAGATGGAAGCATTTTAGATCTGATAATACCAATGTCTATGCACAATATCGCGAAAGAGCCACACTTTGCCGGAACGGTAGCCGAAGTGTACGATAATACCATCCTTGTGATCGTCGATGAGGGCGAGGAGGTGCGCAGGAGCAGCGACTTGATGAGTGTTTCTCTCAATGTGAAATTAAAAGATAGCATGACCCATTTTAATGTCGGTGATAGAGTTATTGTCTATTATAACGGTGAAATCGCGGAGTCCTATCCGGCGCAGATAAATACCGTTTACGCGATTGTTTTGTCAAGCCCTGATATGAGTATAAATATGGACGATATCTATGCACTTTCCGCAATGCGGACACCTTATGTGGGTAATAACAGCGCGGTCGGAAAGATCATAGGCGAGCTGCCAAGAATTGACAGAGAGTATACACAACAGTTTTTTTCAATTGGTGACGATTACGGAACTGGCCGTGCTCCCAATACACTCACTATTTACTATGAACCTAACGATGCAGAAACGTCCGCTATATGGAATATAACGGTTACGCCTAAGAACTCCGCACTATTATTCGTAATGATTGATAATCTTGAGGAAGTGAATATTGCTTTTCGTGAAACACCGGGTGACGGCGTACTCGACAAGGAGAAATACACTTCACGGGCGACGTACAGCAAGGAGAATATATCCGAATATCTTGAATCTATCGGGCTTGGTTGGCAAGATTTTCAGAACAACTGGAACCTTTCAATTGAAAAGATGTTCTCAGGGAGCGCCTCCGATAATACAGGCTTAGGTACCATACCTGTCATGGTAACGGAACCGAATATTGTGGACGGGAGTGTTATAAGAATTGTAAATTTTGAAATCGGAGATAGTTGCTCTTTGTATATCGAAGTTCTTGCTCCTAAAGGTAATATGGTTGAAAATAGCGGCGAGACAACATATGACGTGGTCAGTAACACGAAATTGATACTCCCCGCTGACGTTTTGGTTAGTTACATTGATTATGAAAGCAGCACAGGCACAAACGGTAAAAAGCTCATCAGTTACTTGAATCAAGGTGGTAGTTACTTCAAAAAACCGACAATTGCAAAGTTAATTGTCCACACTGATAAAAGCGGCAATAATATAACAGAACTGACAGAGGTTTATGAACCGTTATAA
- a CDS encoding DUF6544 family protein: MLWVAIVLIMLAIMVMYLAIPGGRLWKQYLTDVKRSMTETNSQRSTQSIFTEECVAELPVLLRQHIINGGYIGKPFMDNILIHFHDTRFRMSAGKKPIKIKFMQVNFVNRPDRHAFLTGRIAGIPLHAKDSVLDGFGSMIGMLAKQFELFHSTGAEMDQGQLITALADAVYMPSLFLQEYVSWTVVDNCTIEGEISWKGVTAKGRFTFDNNGNIIRFDTNDRYMDNNGKGSSLVPWHITYSDYKEQNGYFQPGSVSVSWRLPDGDDTYFVSDHIEVLYSINEAIL; the protein is encoded by the coding sequence ATGCTTTGGGTAGCGATAGTTTTGATTATGCTGGCAATCATGGTGATGTACTTAGCAATACCTGGTGGCAGGCTTTGGAAGCAATATCTTACAGATGTAAAACGTTCTATGACCGAAACAAATAGTCAAAGAAGCACACAGAGTATATTTACTGAAGAGTGTGTTGCTGAACTGCCCGTTCTGCTCCGGCAGCACATCATCAATGGGGGCTATATTGGAAAGCCTTTTATGGATAACATACTGATACATTTTCATGACACTAGGTTTCGTATGTCAGCAGGCAAAAAGCCAATTAAAATTAAATTCATGCAGGTTAATTTTGTAAATAGGCCAGATCGACACGCATTTTTGACAGGAAGAATTGCGGGTATTCCATTGCACGCCAAAGACAGCGTATTGGACGGATTCGGCTCTATGATAGGTATGCTTGCCAAGCAGTTCGAGCTTTTCCACTCTACTGGGGCAGAAATGGATCAAGGTCAGTTGATAACGGCGTTGGCAGATGCAGTATATATGCCGTCCTTGTTTTTACAGGAATATGTATCGTGGACAGTCGTTGACAATTGCACGATTGAAGGTGAGATATCATGGAAGGGCGTTACTGCTAAAGGAAGATTTACTTTTGATAATAATGGCAACATAATACGTTTTGATACCAATGACCGATATATGGATAATAACGGGAAAGGCAGTTCGCTGGTACCATGGCATATAACCTATTCTGATTACAAAGAACAGAATGGTTACTTTCAGCCGGGAAGTGTTAGTGTAAGTTGGAGGCTCCCTGATGGTGACGATACATATTTTGTGAGCGACCATATTGAGGTTCTATACTCAATTAATGAAGCAATTTTATGA
- a CDS encoding BlaI/MecI/CopY family transcriptional regulator, translating to MIDYRLAETESKFADLIWENEPINSTELVRLSEEVMKWKKSTTYTILKRLCDRGIFKNEGAVVTSAISRDEFYAGQSRCYIEDTFGGSLPRFLTSFIGGKRLSNKQAEELVRLINEHKGD from the coding sequence ATGATTGATTATAGATTGGCAGAAACGGAATCGAAATTCGCCGATTTGATTTGGGAAAATGAGCCGATTAATTCAACAGAGCTGGTCCGGCTGTCAGAGGAAGTTATGAAGTGGAAAAAATCTACCACATACACCATCCTGAAGCGGTTGTGCGACAGGGGGATTTTCAAAAACGAGGGCGCAGTCGTTACGTCGGCGATAAGCCGTGATGAGTTTTATGCGGGTCAGAGCCGCTGCTATATCGAGGATACGTTCGGCGGTAGTCTGCCACGTTTTCTAACTTCGTTCATTGGCGGAAAAAGGTTATCCAACAAGCAGGCGGAGGAACTTGTGCGCCTAATTAACGAACACAAGGGGGACTAA